A region from the Drosophila ananassae strain 14024-0371.13 chromosome 2L, ASM1763931v2, whole genome shotgun sequence genome encodes:
- the LOC6499315 gene encoding uncharacterized protein LOC6499315 isoform X2, producing MNTAEEEVCSNNSIGSIQSRDMVVSPSQFVTSSPETGRIRSTMESPMKVRDLVNVYNLATEKNQELEQAKSIYFGSRSEAEQLQIEGCPLSPDDKDKGGFRTNSAEGESFLRSNGNEESSANCSVEKSYQSKTTIRRTDHGVRIIIDIFFDKKESDIDIVGSRVETDIPESRILADFQQHSLAMQKRE from the exons ATGAACACCGCAGAAGAAGAAGTCTGCAGCAACAACTCGATTGGCTCCATCCAGAGCCGGGACATGGTCGTATCCCCGTCCCAGTTCGTGACCAGCTCGCCCGAGACTGGACGGATACGCTCGACCATGGAGTCTCCAATGAAGGTTCGCGACTTGGTCAACGTTTATAACTTAGCCACAGAGAAGAAccaggagctggagcaggCCAAATCCATATACTTTGGCTCCCGCTCTGAAGCCGAGCAGCTCCAGATCGAGGGCTGCCCTTTATCGCCGGATGACAAGGACAAGGGAGG CTTCCGCACAAACTCCGCGGAGGGAGAGAGCTTTCTACGTTCGAACGGCAACGAAGAGAGTTCTGCCAACTGCTCCGTGGAGAAGTCCTATCAGAGCAAGACTACTATTCGCCGCACTGATCATG GTGTGCGCATCAttattgacattttcttcGACAAGAAGGAAAGCGATATCGACATTGTGGGCAGCCGCGTCGAGACGGACATCCCCGAGAGCCGCATCCTGGCCGATTTTCAGCAGCACTCGCTGGCCATGCAGAAGCGGGAGTAG
- the LOC6499315 gene encoding uncharacterized protein LOC6499315 isoform X1 — protein sequence MNTAEEEVCSNNSIGSIQSRDMVVSPSQFVTSSPETGRIRSTMESPMKVRDLVNVYNLATEKNQELEQAKSIYFGSRSEAEQLQIEGCPLSPDDKDKGGSFRTNSAEGESFLRSNGNEESSANCSVEKSYQSKTTIRRTDHGVRIIIDIFFDKKESDIDIVGSRVETDIPESRILADFQQHSLAMQKRE from the exons ATGAACACCGCAGAAGAAGAAGTCTGCAGCAACAACTCGATTGGCTCCATCCAGAGCCGGGACATGGTCGTATCCCCGTCCCAGTTCGTGACCAGCTCGCCCGAGACTGGACGGATACGCTCGACCATGGAGTCTCCAATGAAGGTTCGCGACTTGGTCAACGTTTATAACTTAGCCACAGAGAAGAAccaggagctggagcaggCCAAATCCATATACTTTGGCTCCCGCTCTGAAGCCGAGCAGCTCCAGATCGAGGGCTGCCCTTTATCGCCGGATGACAAGGACAAGGGAGG TAGCTTCCGCACAAACTCCGCGGAGGGAGAGAGCTTTCTACGTTCGAACGGCAACGAAGAGAGTTCTGCCAACTGCTCCGTGGAGAAGTCCTATCAGAGCAAGACTACTATTCGCCGCACTGATCATG GTGTGCGCATCAttattgacattttcttcGACAAGAAGGAAAGCGATATCGACATTGTGGGCAGCCGCGTCGAGACGGACATCCCCGAGAGCCGCATCCTGGCCGATTTTCAGCAGCACTCGCTGGCCATGCAGAAGCGGGAGTAG